The Carnobacterium sp. 17-4 genome has a window encoding:
- a CDS encoding ABC transporter substrate-binding protein has product MKRRWGILLTASMVTLLAACGNSSEESANGKENGNDKEKTVEIWSFTDEISTMINDYYLPSHPDLDYKINVVTTPTEQFEAKLDPILGSKDAPDVVLMEGNFAKKYVESGMLTDLNQFSSLSENLENTYDYVKEVGTNKDGVQVANAWQAAPGAFFYRDSFAKEYLGIETPEEMQETISTWDGFYETAKKIDEASNGELDMISGIEDLSFPFYSTREKGWVVDNQLEIDNNITELLELAKKMNEEGLMLDAPPQSEAYFSGMSNNKVFGYSLPTWGLHFWLKPNAESSDASNSTEGDWKMAKGPATYFRGGTWMGVTETSDTKEAAADIVEYLTTDPEFLKQWAEDTGDVVSNRTVVDEIKGGFSEEFLGGQNHYEQFADQIDSIDASIVTEYDQTLNTLFNDSALIPYSKGEIKLDQAIDDFKNAAKNAYPDLEID; this is encoded by the coding sequence ATGAAAAGAAGATGGGGTATTCTGTTAACAGCAAGTATGGTAACTCTTTTAGCAGCATGTGGAAATTCAAGTGAAGAATCAGCAAATGGAAAAGAAAATGGAAATGATAAAGAAAAGACAGTTGAGATTTGGTCATTTACAGATGAAATTTCAACAATGATAAATGATTATTATTTACCTAGCCATCCAGATTTAGATTACAAAATTAATGTAGTTACTACACCAACAGAGCAATTTGAAGCAAAACTGGACCCTATATTAGGATCTAAAGACGCTCCAGATGTTGTTTTGATGGAAGGAAACTTTGCGAAAAAATATGTTGAGTCTGGTATGTTGACTGACTTAAATCAATTTTCTAGTTTATCTGAAAATTTAGAAAATACTTATGATTATGTAAAAGAAGTAGGTACGAACAAAGATGGTGTTCAAGTTGCAAATGCTTGGCAGGCAGCACCAGGAGCATTTTTTTATCGTGATAGTTTTGCTAAGGAATATCTTGGTATAGAAACTCCTGAAGAAATGCAAGAAACAATCTCTACTTGGGATGGTTTTTATGAAACCGCTAAAAAAATAGATGAAGCTTCAAATGGTGAGTTAGATATGATATCTGGTATAGAAGATTTATCTTTTCCTTTCTACAGTACTAGAGAAAAAGGTTGGGTAGTAGATAACCAGCTTGAAATTGATAATAATATTACAGAACTATTGGAACTAGCAAAGAAAATGAATGAAGAAGGTTTAATGTTAGATGCTCCTCCTCAAAGTGAAGCCTATTTTTCAGGAATGTCTAATAACAAAGTTTTTGGTTACAGCTTACCTACATGGGGACTACATTTTTGGTTAAAACCTAATGCAGAGTCATCTGATGCTTCTAACTCTACTGAAGGTGATTGGAAAATGGCAAAAGGACCTGCTACTTACTTTAGAGGCGGTACATGGATGGGAGTTACAGAAACATCTGACACTAAGGAAGCAGCAGCAGATATAGTAGAATATTTAACTACTGATCCTGAATTTTTGAAACAGTGGGCCGAAGATACAGGAGATGTCGTATCAAATAGAACCGTAGTTGATGAAATAAAAGGAGGTTTTTCTGAGGAATTCTTAGGTGGCCAAAATCACTATGAACAATTTGCTGATCAAATTGATTCAATCGATGCTTCTATCGTTACAGAATATGATCAAACGTTAAATACTCTTTTCAATGATTCAGCTTTGATTCCTTACTCAAAAGGTGAAATAAAACTTGACCAAGCAATAGATGACTTTAAAAATGCAGCAAAAAATGCTTATCCAGATTTAGAGATTGATTAA